In one Chionomys nivalis chromosome 13, mChiNiv1.1, whole genome shotgun sequence genomic region, the following are encoded:
- the Slc17a4 gene encoding probable small intestine urate exporter has protein sequence MSTGADIKERVGDSSHDSNSNMTQEQFFKKGFCSLRHGLAFILQLCNFSIYTQQMNLSIAITAMVNTTAATSQPNASTERPLTDSQDFWNETVQESMAPVYDWTPEIQGILLSSLSYGSFLAPIPTGYVAGVFGAKYVVGAGLLISSVLTLFIPLAADTGVALLIVLRVIQGIAQVMVLTGQYSIWVKWAPPLERSQLTTIAGSGAMLGTFLVLIAGGLLCQTLGWPYIFYIFGGIGCACCLIWFPLVYDDPQNHPFISAAEKRYIGCSLAHEDCSPGWSLPIKAMVKSLPLWAIVVSYFCQYWLLSTMMAYTPTYIGSVLQANLRDSGILSALPFVFGCVCIILGGLLADFLLSRKILRLVTIRKLFTAIGVLVSSGILVPLPWVSSSRSTTMAFLVLSSVFCSLCDSGALINFLDIAPRYAGFLKGLLQIFSYIAGAVAPTAAGFFIGQDPELGWRNVFLLAAAIDVVGLLFYLVFGQAEVQDWAKEQTHL, from the exons atgtctACTGGAGCAGACATCAAGGAGAGAGTGGGAGATAGTTCCCATGACAGCAATTCAAACATGACCCAAGAACAATTCTtcaagaaag GTTTTTGTTCACTGCGGCATGGCCTGGCCTTCATCTTGCAGCTCTGTAATTTTTCGATCTATACCCAACAAATGAACTTGAGCATTGCCATAACAGCTATGGTGAACACCACAGCAGCAACCAGCCAGCCCAACGCTTCCACTGAAAGACCCCTCACTGACTCACAGGACTTCTGGAATGAAACAGTACAGGAATCTATG GCCCCGGTGTATGACTGGACTCCAGAGATCCAGGGTATCCTCCTCAGCTCCCTGAGTTACGGGTCATTCTTAGCTCCGATCCCCACTGGCTATGTGGCTGGAGTATTTGGAGCCAAGTATGTGGTTGGAGCAGGTTTGTTAATTTCTTCAGTGCTGACTCTCTTCATTCCACTGGCGGCTGATACTGGAGTAGCCTTGCTCATTGTCCTTCGGGTCATCCAAGGCATCGCTCAG GTTATGGTATTAACAGGTCAGTACTCAATATGGGTCAAATGGGCTCCGCCATTGGAAAGGAGTCAACTCACCACCATTGCTGGATCAG GGGCAATGCTTGGGACCTTCCTTGTCCTCATTGCTGGTGGTCTTCTTTGCCAGACCCTCGGATGGCCTTATATCTTCTACATCTTTG GTGGCATTGGCTGTGCCTGTTGCCTGATCTGGTTTCCTCTAGTATATGATGACCCACAGAATCACCCCTTTATCAGCGCTGCTGAGAAGAGATACATTGGGTGTTCACTGGCTCACGAG gattgctcaccaggctggtctcttCCCATTAAAGCCATGGTCAAATCTCTCCCACTTTGGGCTATTGTAGTTTCTTACTTCTGCCAATATTGGCTGTTATCCACAATGATGGCATACACACCCACGTATATCGGCTCTGTACTTCAAGCAAACCTCAGAGAC AGCGGAATCTTGTCGGCCCTGCCATTCGTGTTTGGCTGTGTCTGCATTATCCTGGGGGGACTACTGGCAGATTTTCTCCTCTCCAGGAAAATCCTCCGACTCGTGACAATCAGGAAGCTCTTCACTGCAATAG GGGTCCTTGTCTCATCTGGGATCCTCGTGCCCCTGCCTTGGGTCAGCTCTAGCCGCAGCACCACAATGGCCTTCTTGGTTCTGTCGTCTGTCTTCTGCAGCCTCTGTGACTCAGGGGCCCTCATAAACTTCTTAGATATTGCTCCAAG GTACGCTGGCTTTCTCAAAGGACTACTACAAATCTTTTCATATATAGCGGGAGCCGTAGCTCCTACTGCTGCTGGATTTTTTATTGGTCAG GATCCAGAGCTTGGCTGGAGAAATGTCTTCTTACTGGCAGCTGCTATTGATGTTGTAGGCCTGCTCTTCTACCTCGTCTTCGGCCAAGCAGAGGTCCAGGACTGGGCTAAGGAGCAGACCCATCTCTGA